The genomic region CGACATGGCCGGCCCGGTGCGCATGACGGTGCCGGTGTCGCTGGGCGAAACCTTCTTCGAGGGTTTGTTGCTGGAGTTCTCGCATCAATACCCTGAGGTGCAGATTGAGCTGGAGCTGAACAACAGTTATCGCGATCTGTCACGGGACGGCTTTGATCTGGCGATCCGCAGCGAGGTGGCCAATGACCAACGACTGGTGGCCAAACCGTTGCTGGCCTGGCAGGAAATGACCTGCGCCAGCCCGGCGTATCTCGAGCGTTTCGGTGAACCGCTGACACCGCAAGCACTGGTCGAACATCGCTGTTTGCTCAATAGCCACTACAGCGGGCGCGAAGAGTGGCTGTATCACCAGCAGCATGAATTGTTGCGGGTACGCGTGTCAGGACCGTTTGCCAGCAACCATTACAACTTGCTGAAGAAAGCCGCACTCAGCGGCGCCGGTATCGCGCGATTGCCTTCCTACCTGTTGCAGGCGGAATTGGCTGACGGCCGATTACGCTGGCTCCTGCGCGACTTTCAGACCCGGCGTATGCCGATGTATCTGGTGCATCCGTATCAGGGCGGCTTGCCGAAACGCACGCAGGTGCTGGCGGATTATTTGATCGGCTGGTTCAAGCGCAGCGGCGAGGCGCTGGATCGACTTCAGCGCTGATCATATGAACATAAACCCCATGTAGGAGCTGCCGAAGGCTGCGATCTTTTGATTTTGTTTTTTTCAAAGCAAGATCAAAAGATCGCAGCCTTCGGCAGCTCCTACAGGTCGGCGTTCAGTTGGCGAAGTGGCGGGCGATCAGATGATCAATCGACAACTTGCCCGGCCCTGTTGCCATCAGATACAGCAACACCGCCGCCCAGGTGCCGTGAGTCGGATAGGCATCGGGGTACACAAACAGTTGAATGACCAATGTCATACCCAACAACGCCAACGCCGAAAACCGTGTAGCGAAGCCAATCAGGATCAGCAGCGGGAAAAAGTGTTCGGCGAACGCCGCCATGTGCGCGGCAATCTCTGGCGACAGCAGTGGCACGTGGTATTCGCTCTTGAACAACGGAATGGTCGAATCGGCCAGACGTGGCCAGCCGACTTGAAAGGTGCCGTCGATCAGGTCAATGGCCAAACCTTCAATCTTGGTCTGTCCTGATTTCCAGAACACTGCGGCAATCGAGAAACGCGCAATGAACGCGACCAGGCTGTGGGGGATTTTTTCCAGCAGCGCGATGGCGCGGGTGATGAGCGTTTTCATGGCAGTTCCTTGCTATTCAAGTGGGTAATGGCGTTGCGCGCGATCAGTAAGCCGAGGGTTTGCGCAAGGTCGAATTCAGGGCTGTTTTCAGCCGCTGCCAAGAGGGGCTGTCCATCGATCAGGTTGCGGATAAACGTGCTGGCGCCGGGGTCGAGGGCAAACACTTCGACGTCCAGGTCATTGCGCAACACCAGCGCGTGTTGCCTTTGGTTGACGTCGATCCCCTCCAGCGTCAAGTCGTGTTGATGTGCGCCCCAGATCGCGACTACGGCATAGGCTGAGTCGAGCAGGTGAAGGGAGGGATGAAGGTCGAGGCGCAGCTCACTCAGCGTTTGCACATCAGCCAGTGCTGCCGTGATCTGTTCCGCGCGCACGGGCAGGGCGTCGGCCGCGTGGTAGGCGAGGGTGCGCAGGTGCTCAAGGCGCGCGACATCGGCCAGATAGGGCACGCTCGAGGCGGGTTCGAATGTCTGGATAAAGGCGGCGAACGCTTCGCCATAGCGATTCATCAACGGACTCTGCGGCGGCTGCTGTTGGACGAAAACGGCCGCCATGGCGCGAAAGAATTCATCGCCGACCAATTGCGCAACCACCGGGTAACTGTCGCTCAACGCATTGATCAGCGAACCCTGTACGTTATTGCGATACACCGCAAAGCGGCTTGCCGGATCGGCACCGTTGGCGCTGCACAGACCTTCGGGGCAGGGTAACCGTGTGTCGAGGAGCGCGGCAGCGAAATCGCGTTGCGCGCTCATGTGCGTGCTCCAGCATCCAGCAAAAGTGCATCAGCTTGCTGAGCTTCCGCCAGTAGCACCGCAAACGCCGGCACTTGATTGTCGCGCTCGATCAACGTCGCCACCGGGCCGATGCGTTGCAGCACTTGCCGGTACAAACCCCAGACGGCTTGATCGATCGGCGCGCCGTGATCGTCGATCAGCAAGCGATCGCCAAGGCTGTCGCTATCTTCGGCGAACCCGGCCAGATGAATTTCAGCCACCGTGTGTAATGGCAGCGCATCGAGATACGCCAGTGGATCACGCTGATGGTTCACGCAAGAAACGTAGACATTGTTGACGTCCAGCAGCAGGCCACAGCCGCTGCGGCGGATGACCTCGGCGATGAAATCTGCCTCATCGAGGGTTGAGCGTTGAAACGCCAGATAGGTTGCCGGATTCTCCAGCAGCATTGGCCGTTTGAGCGTGTTCTGCACTTGATCGATATGCTCGCAGACGCGATTCAACGTCGGCGTGTCATAAGCCAGCGGCAGTAGATCATTGAGGAACACCGGGCCATGGCTCGACCAGGCCAGGTGTTCGGAAAAGGCTTGCGGTTGATAGCGCTGAATCAGCTCGGCAAGGCGTTGAAGATGTTGTTTATCCAGCGGCCCTTCAGCACCGATGGACAAGCCGACACCGTGCAACGACAGTGGATACTGCTCGCGGATCAAACCGAGAAAATGATGAAACGGACCGCCGGCCACCATGTAGTTTTCGGCGTGGACTTCGAAGAAACCGATGTCCGGTTGTGAGCCGAGCACTTCACGAAAGTGCCCGGTCTTGAGTCCCAGCCCGGCACGGGACGGGAGCCCGGTGCGGGCTGCCTGAGTGCGGGGTTGGGCATGGTCATTGATCGTGAGCATGTTCGTCACTCAGGCAGGCCAACGATCAGGACTTGGCTTTGAAGGCTTGCATCTGACCGAAACCGGTCGGCGAAGTCTTGCTCTCAGTGGTAGCGCAGGTGCCCTTTGGAACGAGTTTCCAGGCGTTGGCCTGGTAGTCCATTTTCGCCGTGCCGGCACAGGTAGTGCCTGCACCTGCGGCGCAATCGTTGTGACCTTTCATGGCCACGCCGAAGCATTTTTCCATGTCGGCGTCTGCGGCATGGACGGTCGATACAGCAGCCATGCTCAGGGCAGAACCAAGGGCCAGAACCAGGGCAGTAGCGGACAGGGTGCGGGTGGTAGCAGTCATGATGTTTCTCCAGTCTTGTTCAGGGTTTTTACAAGCGCGATTGCGCTTGCTTGTCCCTCTAGAGAAAGCTCATGGCGATGCGTTACAGCCCAACCAAATCTTTTTCAGAAAAAACGCGCATCACCTGTAGGAGCTGCCGAAGGCTGCGATCTTTTGATCTTGATTCTGTTTTAAAAATCAAAGTCAAAAGATCGCAGCCTTCGGCAGCTCCTACAGGGGGAATCCACCTCACCGGTTTTTTCCACTCTGTCATGCGTGTTCTATAGTCAACTCGAAGGCCCTCTTTGCCTGGGCCGATTTACCAGGACGGTATCTCATGAAAAAGGATCGCTCGGATTCACCTGTGCTATCGCGCCGGTTTTCATGTTTTGTTTTGGCCTGCACATTCCCCTTGTGGTTCAGTTCGGCGGCTGCCCAGACAGTCTCCGATCCGCAGGACACCCTCAAACGCATCAACCTCAACTACAACACCCTCAAGGACGCCTGCCAGGAACCCGACACGGGTGCTGCACGCGGCCTCTACTATTGCAGCGGTGTGACCTTGCGAATGGTCAACGACGGGCCCTTCAATCCTTGGGATTACAGCCCTTACGCGATCAAGATCGGCGCGACTTCCTACTCGTGGATCCGCAAGGATCTGAGCACGCGAATTCTTATTCACCCGGCCGGTTTCATTCTGCGCACGCCCACCGATGCGGCGGCTCTGAAGCTGCCGGTCAAGGAGCAGGGATTTACCTGCATCTACGCATTCGACGGCGGCACCGGGCCTGAGCGCAAGTGGTATGGCTGCGGCTTTTTCGACAGCCGTGAGCCGCCGCGCACCGCTCAAGGCGCGATGAACAATCGCAATGCCGCGCTGGCCTATGGTACCTGCGCCGAAGCCGGGGTCAGTACCGCCGAGCAGTGGACGCAGAAATACACCGGGTTGATGAAGGGCCCGATCCAATATGGTCAGTGTTCATGGAACGCGGAAAAACCCAGCGACTGGAAAGCGATGATCCGCGTCCACGAGTCACGGCCGAACACCACCAACAAAGACCCTTTTGCCTTCAGTGCCCAGGTCAACGAATTCATGTTGAAGAACGCCACGGCGACCAACGATGGCAGCGAAAACATGAAGTACATCGATGCTTTTATCTACAACGTCAACAGCACACAGAACTTCGCCACGCGCGGTGATCAGGCGCCACCGAAACCGGAAAATGGCCTCAACAGCGCGCGCAACTTTCAGAAGAAACTCCACGCCCAAGGCTACAGCGTGCCGATCCTGCGCCTGGATTTCACCAAGCCGCCCGAGCAGCGCTTCAGTTATGTCGCCGCTGATCAGGCGATCGAGCCGATGATGGTAGGCGGCGTACAACCGACGCCCGTTGTGCCTGCGCCCGACTACATCGCCTCGGCCAATTGGATCAAGCGTTACGACCCGGGTACACGCAAGGATGAGTGGAGCTTGAGTGTGGTGCCCACATCGGCAGGGCGTGCCTTGCCCAACGAGCAACTCGGGGTTTTGTACGACCAGTTGTTCGCCCTCAAAGGGGCCGATAGCAATTGGCGCGATAACGAAAGATCCGTTGGCAGCATGCGTCAGCAATTGGGCTGCGTCCTGGTCAATTACCGCGCCAAGACGCCGTGGAATCTCGAGCCGTTTCGCCCGGCGTTGTCGGACAGCGAGACTCGGGCAGCGGGGTGCAATCCGGTCCCGCGTTGAAGATGTGTTTGGCTAATCAAGGAGATGCAAGCCATGAAAAAATGTTTGAACAGGATCACGCCATTTTTGATGTTGCCACTGCTGGTTCAGGCGACCTGGGCCAGTGCCGAGTCATGCGACGAGACGCTGAAAAAGGTTGAAACGTTGTACAACAAGACCGTCGACAGTTGCGGGCAGGACCCCGCGTCAGACTGTTCCGGGCTACTGGTGCGCGGCACGCATCGGGCGGACCCGGCGAAGGGGCAAAAATGGGATGTGTGGAATCCCAGCCCGAAAGCTGTGGAGCTGGGAACGTTTGCCGCCTCGTATATGCGCGCCGATGGCATCAGCTATGAAGACCCCGGCATGAGCACGCAGAATGGCTACCTCATTACGCCAAGGGATCTGATTCGCGACCCCGAGACGCCGGTACACGTGTACTGCGCCTTTCCCAATGACGCCTGGACCGACTATCGCAATGACCGGGGGTGCGGCGACAACAAAAACACCACGGCTTCAGAAGCGGTTTGCCAAGCCATGAAACCGCCGATCAGCAATCCGAATGCCTGGGTCGCGCACTTCACCCAGTACAACAACAATCGGCAACAGGACCAGTTGCAGTGCGGCTTCAATATGCGCAATCCGATGAGCAGCAAGGAGCGGGTCGACGCCTTTCGCAACTTCATGGGCGCGCGCAAAGTCATCAACAGTCGCGAGTTTCAAACCCAGACCGAACTGCGTCTAGGCAACCCGAAGACCGACGAGCTGCCAGTTCTGGCTTTTTTCTACAGCGATCAGCGCGGCTTGAACGACGCCTTGGCCAATCAGCGCGACTACAAGGCCAAGACCGGCAAGGACCGCAACATCATCAAGATCGATTTCCCGCGAACCCCGACCGCCAAGGCCACGTTCTCGTGCGTGCAAAGCGCACCGGCGCCAACGCAGTTCTGTGAGAAGTACATCGAGTCGAGCACCTGGGTACAACGGCCCGATCCGAAACTGGGGCCGAATACCTGGTCGCTCTCGGTGGTGCCGAGTGCATGCGGCCGCGCGATCAAGGACGACCAGACCGACCGGATGTTTGCCGAGTTGTACAACAAGCACAAAGACGATCAGCAGTGGCGGCAGTACAGCATCAATGGTGGGTCGTTGCGTCGGCAGATGGTCTGCCATCTGGCGGCGACCTACGAGGGAAAACCTGTCAGGAACAAGCCTGAGTGGAACCTTGAGCCGGCACGGCCTTATGTCGATCAGGCTACAGCGGTAGCCCAACACTGCAATCCGTACTAAGCGGTTGCTACAACTCTTCCCTGTGGGAGCGAGCCTGCTCGCGAAAGCGGTGTGTCATTCAGCAAATGTGCTGACTGATACTCCCTCTTCGCGAGCAGGCTCGCTCCCACAGGGGACTTGTGTTGAATTCAGGATTGGCAGATGAAAAAAAAACGGCCCGAAGGCCGTTTTTCTGTTTGGCGACATGCATCAACCGCCGAGATACGCCTCGCGCACTTTCGGGTCGGTCAGCAGCGCTTCACCGGTGCCTTGCATGACCACGCGGCCGTTCTCCAGAACGTACGCCCGATCTGCGATTTTCAAGGCCTGGTTGGCGTTCTGCTCGACCAGGAACACGGTCACACCGTCCTTGCGCAGCATTTCGATGATGTCGAAAATCTGCTGGATGATGATCGGTGCCAGGCCCAGCGACGGCTCGTCGAGCAGCAGCAGTTTCGGCTTGCTCATCAGCGCACGGCCGATGGCGAGCATTTGCTGTTCGCCGCCGGACATGGTTCCGCCGCGCTGGTTGAAGCGTTCTTTCAGGCGCGGGAACAGGCCGAGGACCTTGTCCATTTGCTCCTGATAGTCGCCCTTGTCGGTGAAGAAGCCGCCCATGGAGAGGTTTTCTTCAACGGTCAGACGGGCAAACACCCGACGACCTTCCGGCACCACCGCGATGCTCTTGCGCATGATCTGCGACGAGTCCTGGCCGACCAGTTCCTCACCCATGTAGCGGATGCTGCCGCTGTGCGCCTGCGGCGAACCGCAGAGCGTCATCAGCAGCGTGGACTTGCCGGCACCGTTGGCACCGATCAGGGTCACGATCTCGCCCTGACGGACTTCGACGTTGACGCTGTGCAGGGCTTGGATCTTGCCGTAGAAGGTGGAAACGTTTTCGAACTGCAGCATTTACGCTTCCCCCAGGTAGGCTTTGATCACTTCAGGATTGTCGCGGATCTGTTCCGGCGTGCCGTCAGCCAGAGGCGTGCCCTGGTTGATCACGACGATGTGGTCGGAAATGCTCATGACCAGTTTCATGTCGTGTTCGATCAGCAGCACGGTGACGTTGTGCTCTTCGCGCAGTACGCTGATCAGCGCCTTGAGGTCTTCGGTTTCCTTCGGGTTCAGACCGGCCGCCGGTTCGTCGAGCATGAGGATTCGCGGACGGGTCATCATGCAGCGGGCGATTTCCAGACGTCGTTGCTGACCGTAGGCCAGGGTGCCGGCGGTACGGTTGGCGAACTCTTTGAGGTTGACCTTTTCCAGCCAGTACTCGGCGAACTCCATGGCCTCGCGCTCGCTTTTGCGGAACGCCGGGGTCTTGAACAGGCCGGACAGGAAGTTGGTGTTCAAGTGACGGTGCTGGGCGATCAACAGGTTCTCGACCGCCGTCATGTCCTTGAACAGGCGCACGTTCTGGAAGGTACGCACCACGCCTTTGAGGGCGATCTTGTGGCCCGGCAGGCCTTGAATCGGCTCGCCGTCCAGCAGGATGCTGCCGCCAGATGGCTTGTAGAAACCGGTCAGGCAGTTGAACACGGTGGTCTTGCCCGCGCCGTTCG from Pseudomonas tensinigenes harbors:
- a CDS encoding LysR family transcriptional regulator yields the protein MSEMDDLAAFAVLIEAGSFTLAAQQLGCSKGQLSKRISQLEAQFSVVLLQRTTRRLSLTAAGAALLPQAQALVVQVERARQALARLKDDMAGPVRMTVPVSLGETFFEGLLLEFSHQYPEVQIELELNNSYRDLSRDGFDLAIRSEVANDQRLVAKPLLAWQEMTCASPAYLERFGEPLTPQALVEHRCLLNSHYSGREEWLYHQQHELLRVRVSGPFASNHYNLLKKAALSGAGIARLPSYLLQAELADGRLRWLLRDFQTRRMPMYLVHPYQGGLPKRTQVLADYLIGWFKRSGEALDRLQR
- a CDS encoding DoxX family protein gives rise to the protein MKTLITRAIALLEKIPHSLVAFIARFSIAAVFWKSGQTKIEGLAIDLIDGTFQVGWPRLADSTIPLFKSEYHVPLLSPEIAAHMAAFAEHFFPLLILIGFATRFSALALLGMTLVIQLFVYPDAYPTHGTWAAVLLYLMATGPGKLSIDHLIARHFAN
- a CDS encoding HvfC/BufC N-terminal domain-containing protein, producing the protein MSAQRDFAAALLDTRLPCPEGLCSANGADPASRFAVYRNNVQGSLINALSDSYPVVAQLVGDEFFRAMAAVFVQQQPPQSPLMNRYGEAFAAFIQTFEPASSVPYLADVARLEHLRTLAYHAADALPVRAEQITAALADVQTLSELRLDLHPSLHLLDSAYAVVAIWGAHQHDLTLEGIDVNQRQHALVLRNDLDVEVFALDPGASTFIRNLIDGQPLLAAAENSPEFDLAQTLGLLIARNAITHLNSKELP
- the bufB gene encoding MNIO family bufferin maturase, which produces MLTINDHAQPRTQAARTGLPSRAGLGLKTGHFREVLGSQPDIGFFEVHAENYMVAGGPFHHFLGLIREQYPLSLHGVGLSIGAEGPLDKQHLQRLAELIQRYQPQAFSEHLAWSSHGPVFLNDLLPLAYDTPTLNRVCEHIDQVQNTLKRPMLLENPATYLAFQRSTLDEADFIAEVIRRSGCGLLLDVNNVYVSCVNHQRDPLAYLDALPLHTVAEIHLAGFAEDSDSLGDRLLIDDHGAPIDQAVWGLYRQVLQRIGPVATLIERDNQVPAFAVLLAEAQQADALLLDAGART
- a CDS encoding BufA1 family periplasmic bufferin-type metallophore, giving the protein MTATTRTLSATALVLALGSALSMAAVSTVHAADADMEKCFGVAMKGHNDCAAGAGTTCAGTAKMDYQANAWKLVPKGTCATTESKTSPTGFGQMQAFKAKS
- a CDS encoding DUF2599 domain-containing protein, whose product is MWFSSAAAQTVSDPQDTLKRINLNYNTLKDACQEPDTGAARGLYYCSGVTLRMVNDGPFNPWDYSPYAIKIGATSYSWIRKDLSTRILIHPAGFILRTPTDAAALKLPVKEQGFTCIYAFDGGTGPERKWYGCGFFDSREPPRTAQGAMNNRNAALAYGTCAEAGVSTAEQWTQKYTGLMKGPIQYGQCSWNAEKPSDWKAMIRVHESRPNTTNKDPFAFSAQVNEFMLKNATATNDGSENMKYIDAFIYNVNSTQNFATRGDQAPPKPENGLNSARNFQKKLHAQGYSVPILRLDFTKPPEQRFSYVAADQAIEPMMVGGVQPTPVVPAPDYIASANWIKRYDPGTRKDEWSLSVVPTSAGRALPNEQLGVLYDQLFALKGADSNWRDNERSVGSMRQQLGCVLVNYRAKTPWNLEPFRPALSDSETRAAGCNPVPR
- a CDS encoding DUF2599 domain-containing protein, which encodes MKKCLNRITPFLMLPLLVQATWASAESCDETLKKVETLYNKTVDSCGQDPASDCSGLLVRGTHRADPAKGQKWDVWNPSPKAVELGTFAASYMRADGISYEDPGMSTQNGYLITPRDLIRDPETPVHVYCAFPNDAWTDYRNDRGCGDNKNTTASEAVCQAMKPPISNPNAWVAHFTQYNNNRQQDQLQCGFNMRNPMSSKERVDAFRNFMGARKVINSREFQTQTELRLGNPKTDELPVLAFFYSDQRGLNDALANQRDYKAKTGKDRNIIKIDFPRTPTAKATFSCVQSAPAPTQFCEKYIESSTWVQRPDPKLGPNTWSLSVVPSACGRAIKDDQTDRMFAELYNKHKDDQQWRQYSINGGSLRRQMVCHLAATYEGKPVRNKPEWNLEPARPYVDQATAVAQHCNPY
- a CDS encoding ABC transporter ATP-binding protein; this translates as MLQFENVSTFYGKIQALHSVNVEVRQGEIVTLIGANGAGKSTLLMTLCGSPQAHSGSIRYMGEELVGQDSSQIMRKSIAVVPEGRRVFARLTVEENLSMGGFFTDKGDYQEQMDKVLGLFPRLKERFNQRGGTMSGGEQQMLAIGRALMSKPKLLLLDEPSLGLAPIIIQQIFDIIEMLRKDGVTVFLVEQNANQALKIADRAYVLENGRVVMQGTGEALLTDPKVREAYLGG
- the livG gene encoding high-affinity branched-chain amino acid ABC transporter ATP-binding protein LivG: MSREILKVENLSMRFGGLLAVNGVALTVKEKQVVALIGPNGAGKTTVFNCLTGFYKPSGGSILLDGEPIQGLPGHKIALKGVVRTFQNVRLFKDMTAVENLLIAQHRHLNTNFLSGLFKTPAFRKSEREAMEFAEYWLEKVNLKEFANRTAGTLAYGQQRRLEIARCMMTRPRILMLDEPAAGLNPKETEDLKALISVLREEHNVTVLLIEHDMKLVMSISDHIVVINQGTPLADGTPEQIRDNPEVIKAYLGEA